A stretch of the Syntrophorhabdaceae bacterium genome encodes the following:
- the larB gene encoding nickel pincer cofactor biosynthesis protein LarB → MIDEKIMTLLAAVRDGRICVEDAYERFKDMPYEDLEHTKVDHHRLLRKGVQEVVFGEGKTLPQLYDIVGSFRQKDLDVLVTRIDFATGEALTERFPEGTYNTEARCFFVRRERPAEGKGMVLVISAGTSDSKVAEEAYVASTFFGNDTEKLCDVGVAGIHRLFQNLPILKRARVIIVAAGMEGALPSIVAGIVGVPVIAVPTSVGYGASFSGLTALLAMLNSCSTVGVFNIDNGFGAAYFATLINRL, encoded by the coding sequence GTGATTGACGAAAAGATCATGACGCTTCTTGCCGCGGTCAGAGACGGGCGTATTTGCGTCGAGGATGCATACGAGCGATTCAAGGATATGCCCTATGAGGACCTGGAACACACCAAGGTCGATCATCACCGGCTGCTTCGGAAGGGTGTTCAGGAGGTTGTTTTCGGTGAGGGGAAGACGCTCCCCCAGCTTTACGACATCGTGGGTTCCTTCAGGCAGAAGGACCTGGACGTGCTTGTGACACGCATTGATTTCGCAACAGGCGAGGCTCTCACGGAAAGGTTTCCCGAGGGGACATACAACACGGAAGCCCGGTGTTTTTTTGTTCGCAGGGAGCGTCCGGCCGAAGGCAAGGGGATGGTTCTTGTGATATCTGCCGGAACCAGTGATTCGAAGGTGGCGGAAGAGGCCTACGTGGCCTCGACCTTTTTTGGCAATGATACGGAAAAGCTTTGTGATGTCGGTGTGGCGGGCATCCACCGGCTGTTTCAGAACTTGCCGATTCTCAAGAGGGCCCGGGTCATTATCGTGGCGGCGGGCATGGAGGGGGCCCTTCCATCCATTGTGGCCGGCATCGTGGGCGTGCCCGTGATAGCCGTTCCTACGAGCGTCGGATACGGGGCGAGCTTCTCGGGGCTGACGGCGCTTCTCGCGATGCTCAATTCCTGCTCCACAGTAGGCGTCTTTAACATAGACAACGGTTTTGGCGCAGCATACTTTGCCACACTTATTAACCGGTTATGA
- a CDS encoding DUF721 domain-containing protein, with translation MAFISLQKTLAKVLKGYRINDLESIKLFAMWDRIAGEKMASHCQPVRIDRGILYVEVDDPMWLTQLRYMKIDIQARIAEIIQKDSVKDIRFFLKHPG, from the coding sequence ATGGCCTTCATATCCCTGCAGAAGACCCTTGCCAAGGTCCTGAAAGGGTATCGCATCAACGACCTCGAGTCGATCAAGCTCTTTGCGATGTGGGACAGGATAGCCGGTGAGAAGATGGCTTCTCACTGCCAGCCGGTGCGCATCGACAGGGGCATCCTCTATGTCGAGGTAGACGACCCCATGTGGCTTACTCAACTACGGTATATGAAGATAGACATTCAGGCCAGAATAGCGGAAATCATCCAAAAGGACAGCGTAAAGGATATACGGTTTTTTCTAAAACATCCGGGTTAG
- the tmk gene encoding dTMP kinase, which translates to MLITFEGIEGSGKTTQIELLSDYLSGEGHSVVKTREPGGTGFGEALREVLLKNNMDVDPLSELLVFMAMRAQHVEEVILPALQDGKVILCDRFIDATYAYQGYGRKIDLGVIETLNRLVTKGIRPNLTILMNVTAERGLKRKAAASLMDRIEEEDISFHQRVKKAYEKLAKEDPKRFFVVDGSLKVEAIHEIVREKTNNVLKSYGV; encoded by the coding sequence ATGTTAATCACCTTTGAAGGCATCGAGGGAAGCGGCAAGACAACACAGATCGAACTCCTGAGCGATTACCTCTCCGGGGAGGGCCATTCCGTGGTCAAGACGCGTGAGCCCGGCGGTACCGGCTTCGGCGAGGCCTTGCGGGAGGTCCTTTTAAAGAACAACATGGATGTCGATCCTCTGTCGGAGCTTCTCGTTTTCATGGCCATGAGGGCACAGCATGTCGAGGAGGTCATCCTCCCGGCGCTCCAGGACGGCAAGGTTATCCTCTGTGACAGGTTCATCGATGCGACGTACGCTTACCAGGGATACGGCCGGAAGATCGACCTGGGGGTGATCGAGACCCTCAACAGGCTCGTAACGAAAGGCATACGTCCCAATCTTACGATCCTCATGAACGTGACCGCCGAAAGGGGGCTCAAACGCAAGGCCGCGGCATCCCTAATGGACAGAATAGAGGAGGAGGACATCTCCTTCCATCAGAGAGTGAAAAAGGCTTACGAGAAACTCGCCAAGGAAGATCCCAAAAGGTTTTTTGTCGTCGACGGCTCGCTCAAGGTGGAGGCAATCCACGAGATCGTCAGAGAGAAGACAAACAACGTCCTGAAGAGCTATGGCGTTTGA
- the metG gene encoding methionine--tRNA ligase: MDKKYYITTPIYYINDVPHIGHAYTTIAADIMARYKRLRGYRVFFLTGTDEHGQKVEKAAALSGIHPQEHADSMVNRFTDLWEVLNISNTGFIRTTEERHKKVVQHIFEKVREKDDIYLGEYEDWYCVPCEGYYTEMQLKDGLCPDCLRKPEKLKEESYFFRLSKYTQPLLDHMEQHRDFVMPEVRYNEVASFVKGGLRDLSVSRTSFNWGIKVPSHDHHIVYVWFDALTNYLTGVGFLEDEEAFKSFWPCDAHLIGKDILRFHAVYWPSFLMSYGLEPPRHIFAHGWWTIEGQKMSKSLGNVVDPHEVVNAYGVDEFRFFLFREVPFGLDGDFSKHAIVHRINGDLANDFGNLTSRTVTMIGKFLKGTIERPERKAGMDDHVEAAAMRLIAEYQKEMEAFAFHKALHSVFEIISILNKYIDSEAPWKLAKENDVRVKTVMFNLWNGIRIAAVLLYPFMPRKSQLIWKALGIGGQIESSDLEEEMRFYTPSDIGPIDKIPPIFPRIEET, encoded by the coding sequence ATGGATAAGAAATACTACATAACGACACCCATCTATTACATCAACGACGTCCCTCACATCGGACATGCATACACGACAATAGCGGCGGACATCATGGCCCGCTACAAGAGACTCCGCGGCTACCGTGTCTTCTTTTTGACCGGAACGGATGAGCACGGGCAGAAAGTGGAAAAAGCCGCAGCCCTCTCGGGCATCCACCCGCAGGAACACGCCGACTCCATGGTCAACCGTTTCACCGACCTCTGGGAGGTCCTCAACATATCCAATACGGGGTTCATAAGAACAACGGAAGAGCGCCACAAAAAGGTGGTTCAGCACATCTTCGAGAAGGTCCGGGAAAAAGACGACATCTATCTGGGCGAATACGAAGACTGGTATTGCGTTCCCTGCGAGGGGTATTACACGGAGATGCAGCTCAAGGACGGCCTTTGCCCGGACTGCCTGCGCAAACCGGAGAAGCTCAAGGAAGAGAGCTATTTCTTTCGTCTGTCAAAATACACCCAGCCCCTGCTCGACCACATGGAACAGCATCGCGATTTCGTGATGCCCGAGGTACGCTATAACGAGGTGGCCAGCTTCGTAAAGGGCGGCCTGCGCGACCTCTCGGTGAGCAGGACAAGCTTCAACTGGGGAATAAAGGTTCCCTCACACGACCATCATATCGTCTACGTCTGGTTCGACGCGCTGACCAATTATCTCACGGGCGTCGGCTTTCTTGAAGACGAAGAGGCATTCAAATCCTTCTGGCCATGTGATGCCCACCTCATCGGCAAGGATATCCTCCGGTTCCACGCCGTCTACTGGCCCAGTTTCCTCATGTCCTACGGCCTTGAACCCCCAAGACACATCTTCGCTCACGGATGGTGGACCATAGAGGGCCAGAAGATGTCCAAGTCCCTGGGCAACGTCGTGGATCCTCATGAAGTTGTCAATGCCTACGGCGTCGATGAATTCCGCTTCTTTCTCTTCCGCGAAGTCCCCTTCGGACTCGACGGCGATTTTTCGAAACATGCCATCGTTCACCGCATCAACGGCGATCTGGCAAACGATTTTGGCAACCTGACGAGCCGCACCGTAACGATGATCGGCAAATTCCTCAAGGGAACGATAGAGAGACCGGAGCGGAAAGCCGGCATGGACGATCACGTCGAAGCCGCGGCAATGAGACTCATAGCGGAGTATCAAAAGGAAATGGAGGCCTTCGCCTTCCACAAGGCCCTCCACAGTGTATTCGAGATCATATCCATCCTCAACAAGTACATAGACTCCGAGGCGCCGTGGAAACTGGCGAAGGAAAACGACGTCCGCGTCAAGACGGTCATGTTCAATCTCTGGAACGGCATACGGATCGCGGCGGTCCTGCTTTATCCCTTCATGCCCCGCAAATCCCAGCTTATCTGGAAGGCCCTGGGCATCGGAGGGCAGATCGAGTCAAGCGATCTCGAAGAGGAGATGCGGTTCTATACCCCTTCGGACATCGGTCCTATCGACAAGATACCGCCCATCTTCCCCCGCATAGAAGAAACGTAA
- the larC gene encoding nickel pincer cofactor biosynthesis protein LarC, with the protein MKILYIDPVFGISGDMMISALVDAGVPFDALKELVGKVSPDAPSMKPVRLTQGVISGIHLEIGESDRYYTISEMEEVISGIDADKRVRDDALGMLSLIVSAESRIHGVSRDELHLHELSHIDTIIDLLCVAYGVRFLGPDKVFCGPVPCGSGTITTSHGPIPNPPPVTLGILGGRRLVFYGETLELTTPTGAAIVAYYAEPRGSAPAFRTIREGYGVGTYESSRPDVLRIFVGETDEPVYDQEVEVIEADLDDMEMEYMGAVAERLREAGALDVLFFPVFMKKGRMGMRLSVTVDRSGLEKIIDMIFAETTTFGMRFRTHMRRVLRREEASVETSLGHVRIKKGFDGSGSLIKTHIEFDDVRSIADARGIPYREALEAIKKEIENG; encoded by the coding sequence ATGAAGATACTTTACATAGACCCCGTATTCGGGATAAGCGGCGACATGATGATCAGTGCCCTCGTCGATGCCGGTGTCCCCTTTGATGCGCTGAAAGAACTCGTCGGAAAGGTATCGCCCGATGCGCCTTCGATGAAGCCGGTGCGGCTCACGCAAGGTGTCATAAGCGGCATTCACCTTGAGATAGGAGAGTCGGACAGGTATTACACCATATCCGAGATGGAAGAGGTCATAAGCGGCATCGACGCCGACAAAAGGGTGAGAGATGACGCCCTGGGCATGCTGTCCCTCATCGTGTCGGCGGAATCCAGGATACACGGTGTTTCCCGCGATGAGCTTCACCTCCACGAACTATCACATATCGATACGATCATAGATCTTCTGTGCGTTGCATATGGTGTCAGGTTTCTCGGGCCGGATAAGGTTTTCTGCGGGCCCGTGCCCTGCGGCAGCGGCACCATCACCACTTCCCATGGCCCGATACCCAACCCGCCACCGGTGACATTGGGAATTCTTGGGGGCCGCCGTCTCGTCTTTTACGGAGAGACCCTCGAGTTGACCACCCCGACGGGGGCCGCTATCGTTGCCTATTACGCGGAGCCGCGGGGCAGCGCCCCCGCCTTCAGGACTATCCGAGAGGGGTATGGTGTCGGGACATACGAGTCTTCGCGGCCCGATGTCCTCAGGATCTTTGTTGGCGAAACGGATGAACCTGTCTATGACCAGGAGGTCGAGGTCATCGAGGCGGACCTTGACGACATGGAAATGGAATACATGGGCGCTGTAGCCGAAAGGCTCCGCGAGGCGGGCGCTCTTGACGTCCTCTTTTTTCCTGTCTTCATGAAAAAGGGAAGGATGGGCATGAGGCTCAGTGTCACGGTCGACCGGAGCGGACTGGAGAAGATCATCGATATGATATTCGCCGAAACGACGACGTTCGGCATGCGTTTCCGCACCCACATGAGGCGCGTGTTGAGGCGGGAAGAGGCGAGCGTAGAGACCTCACTGGGGCACGTCCGCATAAAGAAAGGCTTCGATGGTTCCGGCAGCCTCATCAAAACACACATCGAGTTCGACGACGTCAGATCCATCGCCGACGCCAGGGGCATCCCTTACCGCGAAGCGCTCGAAGCGATCAAGAAGGAAATAGAAAACGGGTAA
- the ricT gene encoding regulatory iron-sulfur-containing complex subunit RicT, whose protein sequence is MKSCYVNIDRLTGVVELEAVDDIKIGDYVISELDKGTCLGTVISEPVDTAREDLAKIGRKATEQEVEDHFLLKEKEMYAFDFCKRKIDEMALPMKLLSTEYLFGGTKLLFYFISENRVDFRELVKELAKEFKIRIELRQVGVRDEAKIVGGLGNCGNTVCCRRFLNNFSIVSIKMVKEQGLALNPSKISGICGRLMCCLAYEYETYLSLKKNFPRIGKRVTTPQGDGKVVKHNALNATLSVQLDEGKEIALALKDVSIAEQPKGNQPATSPADRSKPKNDNDRGQSRERQLSPPEQNKPKHDNSRGQARDRQSGPGDHRGPKKNNGQRKNNNQSPNSNNPTRKITTNDQIPITKQEDNDQ, encoded by the coding sequence ATGAAAAGTTGTTACGTCAATATCGACAGGCTGACCGGAGTCGTTGAACTGGAGGCCGTCGACGATATAAAGATCGGCGACTATGTCATCAGTGAACTTGACAAGGGAACCTGCCTCGGCACCGTCATATCCGAGCCCGTAGACACGGCCAGGGAGGATCTGGCCAAGATCGGCAGGAAGGCCACAGAGCAGGAAGTTGAGGACCACTTCCTGTTGAAGGAAAAGGAAATGTACGCATTCGACTTCTGCAAGAGGAAGATCGACGAAATGGCCCTCCCCATGAAGCTTCTTTCCACGGAGTATCTCTTTGGCGGCACAAAACTTCTTTTCTATTTCATCTCCGAGAACAGGGTTGATTTCCGGGAACTCGTCAAGGAACTGGCGAAGGAATTCAAGATAAGGATCGAGCTAAGGCAGGTCGGCGTACGAGACGAGGCGAAGATAGTCGGCGGCCTGGGGAATTGCGGCAATACCGTATGTTGCAGGAGGTTCCTGAATAATTTCTCCATCGTGTCCATCAAGATGGTGAAGGAACAGGGCCTTGCGCTCAACCCCTCAAAGATATCCGGCATCTGCGGAAGGCTCATGTGCTGCCTCGCCTATGAGTACGAGACATACCTCTCTTTGAAAAAGAACTTTCCCAGAATAGGTAAGCGCGTCACCACGCCCCAGGGTGATGGCAAGGTCGTGAAGCACAACGCCCTCAACGCAACCCTTTCCGTTCAACTCGATGAGGGCAAGGAGATAGCGCTGGCCCTCAAGGATGTCTCCATAGCGGAACAGCCGAAGGGCAATCAGCCGGCGACAAGCCCCGCCGACAGGAGCAAGCCGAAGAACGACAACGACAGGGGACAGTCAAGAGAGAGGCAGTTAAGCCCACCGGAACAAAACAAGCCGAAACATGACAATTCCAGGGGTCAGGCAAGGGACAGGCAGTCCGGCCCGGGCGACCACCGCGGGCCGAAGAAGAACAATGGTCAAAGGAAGAACAATAACCAATCACCAAATTCCAATAACCCAACCAGGAAGATAACGACCAATGACCAGATCCCAATAACCAAACAAGAAGATAACGACCAATGA
- a CDS encoding ribonuclease HII → MICRLTGLVGGIDEAGRGPLAGPVVSSCVIWEKVPENKNGVTDSKLLTQKERVGLFSWIMDNALSVGIGMASREEIDAMNILNASLLSMERALLATGMDPDVVLVDGNRGLRNYPRARPIVRGDRKCFFMASASIVAKVVRDRAMDAYHRVYPNYNFKDNKGYPTAQHKAAIREFGITPIHRTTFRGVKEYCDR, encoded by the coding sequence ATGATCTGCCGGCTGACAGGTCTCGTGGGTGGAATAGATGAGGCCGGACGGGGTCCGCTCGCCGGCCCGGTGGTTTCGTCCTGCGTGATCTGGGAAAAAGTGCCGGAAAATAAGAACGGGGTGACCGACTCAAAGCTCCTGACCCAGAAAGAGCGAGTCGGTCTTTTTTCGTGGATAATGGACAACGCGTTGAGTGTCGGGATAGGGATGGCAAGCCGTGAAGAGATCGACGCCATGAACATCCTTAACGCCAGCCTTCTTTCCATGGAGCGTGCTTTGCTGGCAACGGGGATGGATCCCGATGTCGTGCTCGTGGACGGCAACCGGGGGCTCAGGAACTACCCCAGGGCGCGCCCCATTGTTCGCGGAGACAGGAAGTGTTTTTTCATGGCCAGCGCCTCCATCGTGGCCAAGGTTGTCCGTGACAGGGCCATGGATGCATATCACCGTGTCTATCCGAACTACAACTTCAAGGACAACAAGGGGTACCCGACAGCGCAACACAAGGCGGCTATCAGGGAATTCGGTATAACCCCCATCCATCGAACAACCTTCAGGGGGGTAAAGGAATACTGTGATCGATAA
- a CDS encoding YraN family protein, which yields MIDKRVTGQEGEDRAAAVLKKEGYRILATNFRSPFGEIDIIAEESGCLVFVEVKRRRGRSFGVSLEAIDARKKLHIIRSAQVYLKKNRCIDRRIRFDVVGIDGDTVRVIRHAFGEEQTRW from the coding sequence GTGATCGATAAGCGGGTGACAGGACAGGAAGGCGAAGACCGTGCCGCGGCCGTCCTGAAAAAGGAAGGCTATCGTATCCTTGCCACGAACTTCAGAAGTCCCTTTGGAGAGATCGATATCATTGCCGAAGAAAGCGGCTGCCTTGTTTTCGTAGAGGTCAAGAGGCGCAGGGGCCGCAGCTTCGGCGTTTCCCTCGAGGCCATAGACGCCCGCAAGAAACTGCACATCATACGTTCCGCCCAGGTTTATCTCAAGAAGAACCGATGCATCGACCGGCGCATTCGCTTCGACGTGGTCGGTATCGACGGCGATACGGTCCGCGTGATACGGCATGCCTTCGGAGAGGAGCAAACACGATGGTGA
- the rplS gene encoding 50S ribosomal protein L19 has product MNEMIDMLEKENMRLDLPEVGIGDNVKVYTRIFEGEKERIQIFEGVVIRRRGGNTRASFTVRKVSYGVGVEKTFPMHSPLIDRIVRVSKSKIRRSKLYYLRNLRGKAAKLKEKRD; this is encoded by the coding sequence ATGAATGAGATGATCGATATGCTTGAAAAAGAAAATATGAGGCTCGATCTTCCCGAGGTCGGGATAGGCGATAACGTAAAGGTTTATACGAGGATCTTTGAAGGAGAGAAGGAAAGGATCCAGATATTCGAAGGCGTGGTTATCCGCAGGAGGGGTGGAAACACGAGGGCCTCGTTCACGGTTCGGAAAGTCTCCTACGGCGTTGGCGTTGAAAAGACCTTTCCCATGCATTCGCCCCTTATCGACAGGATTGTAAGGGTGAGCAAGAGCAAGATCAGAAGATCAAAGCTGTACTACCTGCGCAATCTTAGAGGAAAAGCGGCGAAGCTTAAAGAAAAAAGGGATTAG
- a CDS encoding DNA polymerase III subunit, whose translation MAFEDIIGHERQKRFLNSLIESGNIPHAFLFCGQEGIGKRRTAMEFAGRLFCQAGTGCGKCRPCMKLDRGVHPDLVLIQNEGSIGIDDSRMITKEVSERPFEQDRRIIVIDNAETMTTEAANALLKTLEEPPPYNHFFIITSSEREIPLTIRSRCTRVAFSPLSRGQLELYFSDRAHIDPDRARLLASISFGSIGNGLFWLDEGNFSLRVRMAEALSGRMKGFVLTSSLAEKASTTDRSSSMYLTFLLSFFRDLFVRKVTGEMSFITNTDLGEILDETHGDLVWIEDSLKRIQETVRVMRYNVNRWLMFENLLIHVARE comes from the coding sequence ATGGCGTTTGAAGACATCATCGGCCACGAGAGGCAAAAGCGTTTTCTGAACTCTCTTATAGAGAGCGGGAATATCCCCCACGCCTTTCTGTTCTGCGGCCAGGAAGGGATCGGCAAGAGAAGAACGGCCATGGAGTTTGCCGGGCGCCTTTTCTGCCAGGCCGGAACGGGCTGTGGAAAATGCCGCCCCTGCATGAAACTCGACCGGGGAGTCCACCCCGATCTTGTCCTTATCCAGAATGAAGGTTCCATAGGCATAGACGACTCCCGGATGATCACAAAGGAGGTCTCGGAACGCCCCTTTGAGCAGGACAGACGGATCATTGTCATCGATAACGCGGAAACGATGACCACGGAGGCGGCGAACGCCCTTCTGAAAACACTGGAGGAACCCCCGCCCTACAACCACTTCTTCATCATCACCTCCTCGGAGCGCGAGATTCCCCTGACGATCCGCTCGCGGTGCACCCGTGTCGCCTTTTCGCCGCTCTCCCGGGGACAGCTCGAACTCTACTTTTCTGACCGGGCCCACATCGACCCCGACCGGGCGCGACTTCTGGCCTCCATCTCTTTCGGCAGCATCGGCAACGGTCTGTTCTGGCTCGACGAGGGCAACTTCTCTCTCAGGGTCAGGATGGCAGAGGCGCTCTCGGGGAGAATGAAAGGTTTTGTTCTCACTTCATCGCTGGCAGAAAAGGCATCCACGACAGATAGAAGCAGTTCCATGTACCTGACGTTCCTCCTTTCCTTCTTCAGGGACCTCTTCGTAAGAAAGGTCACCGGCGAGATGTCCTTCATCACGAACACCGACCTGGGGGAAATCCTCGACGAGACCCATGGCGACCTCGTATGGATAGAAGACTCGCTGAAAAGAATACAGGAAACTGTTCGCGTAATGAGGTATAATGTTAACCGCTGGCTGATGTTCGAAAATCTTCTCATTCACGTTGCGAGGGAATAG